The following DNA comes from Archaeoglobaceae archaeon.
TACAGCAGAGAAGTCCTGACAGACTTTGCAACCTGAAGGAACTATGGCATCGAGTTCCTTGACAGCAAAGCTTAGCTCTCCGTCAGCCTTCTTCACTATGAATTTGCCCTTCTTTATGTCGGTCTTGAGCACTGTCTTGAGATCAACGTTCTTGTTCTTGAGCAAAAATTCGCTTAGCTGGGAGTAGTAGAAGTTCTCTGTGCAGAAGAGACCGATTGCAAGCTTAACCCTTTCGAATTTCTTAAATGCTTTCTGCATTCTTCTCAATGCGGAGATCATGCAGGGTGTGCCTA
Coding sequences within:
- a CDS encoding Coenzyme F420 hydrogenase/dehydrogenase, beta subunit C-terminal domain; its protein translation is GTPCMISALRRMQKAFKKFERVKLAIGLFCTENFYYSQLSEFLLKNKNVDLKTVLKTDIKKGKFIVKKADGELSFAVKELDAIVPSGCKVCQDFSAVESDLSVGSVGSEAGFSTVVVRSEIAKRIADAIKAKGYAEFKEASIDAVKKLCDYKVKIHPYQQRKEEKKEEKKPEAQ